The Ahaetulla prasina isolate Xishuangbanna chromosome 3, ASM2864084v1, whole genome shotgun sequence genome window below encodes:
- the LOC131193955 gene encoding cytochrome b-c1 complex subunit 7, whose protein sequence is MAGRAPVSAGSRLFEGFRKWYYNAQGFNKYGLRRDDILDETDVVKEAVKRLPEDVYYERIFRLKRAAQLSLTHEILPKDQWTKYEEDKPYLWPHVVEVMRERREKKEFRDK, encoded by the exons TTTCAGCTGGCAGTCGTCTGTTTGAGGGATTTCGCAAATGGTATTACAATGCACAAGGATTCAACAAATACG GATTAAGGCGTGATGATATACTAGATGAAACTGATGTTGTCAAAGAAGCAGTAAAGAGACTTCCGGAAGATGTATATTATGAGAGAATATTTCGCCTCAAGAGAGCAGCCCAGTTGAGTCTGACACATGAAATCCTTCCTAAAGATCAGTGGACAAAATATGAAGAG GATAAGCCTTATCTTTGGCCACATGTGGTGGAAGTCATGCGTGAAAGACgtgaaaaaaaagaattcagagaTAAATAA